A portion of the Micromonospora tarapacensis genome contains these proteins:
- a CDS encoding DUF6406 domain-containing protein translates to MRSFTHVAVVQNNTTTEVGLARFGVRWVDVGPPVRAAIIVMPFRSDESFAHEVTLGETFPVDGETWRFADLDMSSADDWEVTVRRVDEDEVMEPPTGRLWKRARLLPYGELDENQLQSLEAALGAPLPRGYRIWLGRNNGAKPEVAHHIPGVPFALLPSGPLFGVHPEYPPFDLVHAQRQHRDLWLSPAWLVIAEPAGGLLVVSAELGNESVYFVHDFDLVGPHGLAGSAARERKLKAVAWSMFEFIGRLTPMKLDHLPPVQIHPPGTFTDPSNYESGQL, encoded by the coding sequence TCGATGTCGGGCCGCCGGTGCGAGCCGCGATCATCGTGATGCCCTTCCGGAGCGACGAAAGTTTCGCCCATGAGGTCACACTCGGCGAGACCTTTCCGGTGGACGGCGAAACCTGGCGCTTTGCCGACCTCGACATGTCCAGCGCGGACGACTGGGAGGTCACCGTCCGCCGGGTGGACGAGGACGAGGTGATGGAGCCGCCGACCGGTCGGCTCTGGAAACGGGCTCGGCTACTGCCCTACGGGGAGCTGGACGAGAACCAGCTCCAGTCGTTGGAGGCCGCGCTCGGGGCCCCGCTGCCGCGGGGGTATCGCATCTGGCTGGGTCGGAACAACGGCGCGAAGCCGGAGGTGGCGCACCATATCCCTGGCGTGCCGTTCGCTCTGCTTCCGTCGGGTCCGCTGTTCGGCGTCCACCCGGAATATCCCCCGTTCGACCTGGTGCACGCCCAGCGTCAACACCGGGACCTCTGGCTCTCGCCGGCCTGGCTGGTCATCGCCGAACCGGCTGGTGGTCTGCTGGTCGTGTCGGCGGAACTGGGCAACGAGAGCGTCTACTTCGTGCACGACTTCGACCTGGTCGGCCCGCATGGCTTGGCCGGCTCGGCCGCTCGGGAACGGAAACTGAAGGCGGTGGCCTGGTCGATGTTCGAGTTCATCGGCCGGTTGACCCCGATGAAACTGGACCATCTTCCCCCGGTCCAGATCCACCCGCCGGGGACTTTCACGGACCCCAGCAACTACGAGAGTGGGCAGCTATGA